From Melitaea cinxia chromosome 3, ilMelCinx1.1, whole genome shotgun sequence, one genomic window encodes:
- the LOC123669114 gene encoding inosine triphosphate pyrophosphatase, translating to MSQRSLTFVTGNIKKLEEVRAILGTNFPLEVVSHKLDLPELQGEIEEISIKKCLEAARCINRPVFIEDTSLCFNALKGLPGPYIKWFLEKLKPEGLHQLLTGWEDKSAEAVCTFAYSPGDGKDVVIFQGITKGTIVSPRGSRDFGWDCIFQPVGYDKTYGELPKEEKNKISHRYRALDKLRSYFIDNNGQI from the coding sequence atgagTCAAAGATCTCTCACATTCGTCAcaggaaatataaaaaaattagaggaGGTGAGAGCTATTTTAGGTACAAATTTTCCATTAGAAGTTGTAAGTCATAAGTTAGACTTACCCGAATTGCAAGGAGAAATAGAAGaaatatcgattaaaaaatgtCTAGAAGCCGCACGCTGTATAAATAGGCCTGTATTTATTGAAGACACTAGTCTTTGTTTTAATGCATTGAAAGGTCTACCTGGACCTTATATTAAATggtttttagaaaaattaaaaccagAGGGCTTACATCAACTACTCACTGGATGGGAAGATAAATCAGCAGAGGCAGTTTGCACATTTGCCTACAGTCCTGGTGATGGCAAGGATGTGGTAATCTTTCAAGGAATAACAAAAGGTACAATAGTTTCTCCGAGAGGTTCTAGAGATTTTGGTTGGGATTGTATTTTTCAACCTGTAGGTTATGACAAAACTTATGGAGAATTACCAAAGGAAGAAAAGAACAAAATATCACATAGATACAGAGCATTGGACAAGTTAAGGAGTTATTTCATAGATAATAATGGACAAATATAG
- the LOC123669728 gene encoding uncharacterized protein LOC123669728, whose product MPKRIQSSGRNIVLSVRDFCEREKDNNAPLIPFGNVRQRVAAMTGISEKTVSTITKEGESSQKISTPRKKRVQEKKIILDDFDLCAVRNKIHEMYTVRKEVPTLRKLSRVKN is encoded by the exons ATGCCGAAAAGGATTCAAAGTAGCGGAAGAAATATTGTATTATCAGTGCGTGATTTTTGTGAAAGGGAAAAAGACAATAATGCTCCTTTAATTCCATTTGGAAATGTTCGTCAACGAGTAGCCGCCATGACAG GTATATCTGAAAAAACTGTCAGCACCATTACCAAAGAAGGCGAGTCATCTCAAAAAATTTCTACGCCAAGAAAGAAACGCgtgcaagaaaagaaaattatactAGATGATTTTGATCTGTGTGCAGttcgaaataaaatacatgaaatGTATACCGTCAGAAAGGAGGTACCGACTTTGAGAAAACTTAGCAGAGTTAAAAACTGA